The DNA window ATTGAAGCAGACAATGAATTCAAAGGAGGGAACCCAAATCTGAATCCTACTTATTCTCTAAACCTTGACCTGATGGGAGAATATTACTTCTCTAATGTAGGGATTTTAAGTGGTGGAATTTTCTATAAGTCAATTACAGACCCCGTTTTCCAGGACTCTTTCATTGGAACTTACAATGGTAATCCTGGGGTACAGTTTACAGCACCCAATAATGGAAAAGCAGCTTCGTTGGGAGGTCTTGAATTGGGTATGAACAGAAGATTCGACTTTCTTCCTGGTTTCTTACAATATTTCGGAGCTCAGCTTAATGCTACTTTCATGACTTCAAAAATGGAGAAACCCAGTGGTAGAAAAGTTGCTCTTCCTTATCAGGCCAAAGAACTATACAACATACAGTTATTCTTCGAGAAAAAAGGATTCAATGCCAGATTAGCTTATAATTATAAAGGAAAATATGCTGTTGAGTATGCCGAAACAGATCTTAATGATTCTTATTATGGAAAATACAGCAGTTTGGATTTCGGAGGATCTTATCAGTTTACAAAATTTTTAATGCTATATGCAGATGTAAATAACATTCTGAATAAGCCATTGATCTATCATTTCGGAAAGAATGAAGATCGCCCAGAACAGGTTGAATATTACGGAGTAAGATTCAATTTAGGTATCAAGCTAAATTTTTAATCAATAAAAATGGCTGATACGATCAAAAAAAACACATTAGTAACACTGAAAGCAGCATTTTCTGCTTTTGGTGTTTACTTCTGCATGTATGGATTTAGAAAACCTTTCACTGTAGCATCTTTCGAAGGTCTTGCTTACTTTGGAGTGGATTATAAAGTACTGATCATCATTGCTCAGGTCGCAGGGTATTTCATCTCAAAATTTATCGGAATACGATTTATTTCAGAATTAAAACCCGAAAAAAGGATCTTCTATCTATTTACTTTTATTGCCATCGCAGAAATTGCATTACTGGGTTTTGCCCTCGTTCCGGCACCTTATAACATCATTTTTATGTTTATCAATGGATTTCCATTGGGACTGATTTGGGGAATTGTCTTTTCCTATATTGAAGGAAGAAAAACAACCGAGATCATAGGTTTATTTCTGTGCTCGAGTTTTGTCGTTTCTTCAGGGTTCACAAAATCCGTAGGAAAATTTATTATGGATACATTTGATATTTCAGAGTTCTGGATGCCTTTTACCGCTGGTCTGGTTTTTATTATTCCTTTGATCCTTTTTGGTGTTTTATTAAATAAAATTCCTAAACCTACTGAAGAGGACATTTTGTTAAAAAACAAAAGACAACCTCTTGATAAGGCAGCCAGAATAGGATTGATTCGTCAGTTTTTTATTCCAATGGTTTGTATTACTATTTTATACATTAGCTTAACCATCCTTCGGGACTTCAGGGATAATTTTAATCGTGAGATCTGGGATAGTTTAAGTCTCAAAACTGACAGCTCTATCTTTACCCTTACCGAAATTCCCATTGCCATTGTTGTTCTCCTGGTTTTAAGTCTGATGGTAAAAGTAAAGAACAACAAAAAAGCTTTCGCTTACTACCATTATATTCTTTTTGCAGCCATCGCAATAGTTGGTTTTTCAACATACTTTTTCCAGCATCATATGATATCTCCTTTTTTATGGATGATGTTCTCCGGACTTGGAATGTATTTGTGCTATGTTCCGTTCAATGGAATTTATTTTGACAGAATGATTGCGGCTTTTGATATCAAAGGCAATGTAGGTTTTCTAATTTATTTTGTAGATTCATTCGGATATCTGGGAAGTGTTTTAATCTTATTATATAAGAATTTTGGCTCTGCTCAGACATCGTGGCTGAACTTTTACATTCATCTTAATTATATTATTGTTATGATCGTTTTGATTTTTTCGGTCATTGCCTATTTAGCGTTCAAAAAAAAATCAAAGCCAAAATCAAATAACAATAATCAATACATCAATTTCGACACCTCGAAAATGATATAAAACTAAAATATAATGACAACAAAATTTGACTTAATTGTTGTGGGAGGTGGAATCCTAGGAACATTCCACGCTTATCATGCTTTAAAAAGAAACCTCAAAGTTGCTATTCTCGAAAAGAATTCGTTTCCACAAGGAGCAACCGTAAGGAATTTCGGACAAATTGTTCCTTCAGGAATGGATTTAAAATGGCAGAATTTCGGAAGAGAAAGTCTGGCAATATACAATGAATTACAGTCTCAGACAGATTTGACTATAAGAAAAAATGGATCTGTATATTTAGCATCTAACGACGAGGAGCTTCAGCTTATCAACGAGCTGTATGAAATCAATAAAAAAAATGATTACGAATCCGTTCTTTTATCCAAGAACGACTGCATCAAGAAATTCGATGGTCTGCGTTCTGATTACTGTAAGGGAGGGTTGTTTTTTCCACAAGAATTGTCTGTAGATTCAGCAGAAATGATCATAAAACTTCATACTCTTTTAAAAGAAAAATTAGATCTACAAATTTTCTATGATACAACTGTAATAGAAACTTATGAAGATGATCATCAATGTACTGCAATATCTTCCGAAGGTACCAAGTTTAACGCATCAAAGATAATTATCTGCAGTGGACACGAGTTTAAAACATTATATCCAAATATATTTAATGAAAGTGACTTAGTGGTTAGTAAACTACAAATGCTACAGACAAAACCTCAGGGCATCTATTCACTACAGGGAAATATACTGACAGGGTTATCTATAAGAAGATATGAGTCTTTTCAGGAATGCCCTTCTTACAGCCAAATAAAATCTTTAGAGGATGAAAATTCTTTTGAGAAAAAATATGGAGTCCACATTTTATTCAAGCAGGCTCTTGACGGTTCTATTATTTTAGGGGATTCTCATGAATATGCGAGTGCCAAAGATTCTGATTCCCTGGGGTATGATCTGAATATGGAAATCGATGAATTCATGATCAACGAAGCAAAAAAAATAATAGACCTTCCTACTTATGAGATCCAAAGAAGATGGTTTGGAATCTACTCCCAATGCAAAGACAAAGACATCCTTGAATATAACCCTTCACCAAACATTCATATTGTCACTGCAATCGGAGGAAAAGGAATGACCGCAAGTGGAGGTTATTCAAAATTTAACATAGAAAAAATTTATTCATAAAACAATGAAGAACATAGAATTATTGGTTCTGGATATGGCCGGAACAACGATTAATGAAGACAATGTAGTATATAAAACTTTAATGCACTCCGTAAATGATTATGGGTATGGAGTTTCCTTAGAAAAAGTACTTTCAAGCTGCGCCGGAAAGGAAAAGTTAGAAGCTATCACAAGTTTATTGCAGGAAATAGGAGGTAATGAAAATGAGGCTCTTGCTATTTTTGAAAATTTCTCAGAGCAGTTAAAAAGAGCTTATCAAGACCTGGATGTAAAACCTATTAATGGGGTCGAGGATTTCCTGCTGAAAATGAGAGCGAAAAATAAAAAAATAGTCCTTAATACAGGCTATTCTCAGGAGATCGCACAGCAGCTTCTGGATAAATTAGGCTGGAAAGAAAATGTATATTATGATGATCTTATTACGGCGAATGATGTTTCAGAAAGCCGACCAAGTCCTGAAATGATTCATCTTGCTATGAAAAAATTCA is part of the Chryseobacterium paludis genome and encodes:
- a CDS encoding DUF5690 family protein is translated as MADTIKKNTLVTLKAAFSAFGVYFCMYGFRKPFTVASFEGLAYFGVDYKVLIIIAQVAGYFISKFIGIRFISELKPEKRIFYLFTFIAIAEIALLGFALVPAPYNIIFMFINGFPLGLIWGIVFSYIEGRKTTEIIGLFLCSSFVVSSGFTKSVGKFIMDTFDISEFWMPFTAGLVFIIPLILFGVLLNKIPKPTEEDILLKNKRQPLDKAARIGLIRQFFIPMVCITILYISLTILRDFRDNFNREIWDSLSLKTDSSIFTLTEIPIAIVVLLVLSLMVKVKNNKKAFAYYHYILFAAIAIVGFSTYFFQHHMISPFLWMMFSGLGMYLCYVPFNGIYFDRMIAAFDIKGNVGFLIYFVDSFGYLGSVLILLYKNFGSAQTSWLNFYIHLNYIIVMIVLIFSVIAYLAFKKKSKPKSNNNNQYINFDTSKMI
- a CDS encoding TIGR03364 family FAD-dependent oxidoreductase, which codes for MTTKFDLIVVGGGILGTFHAYHALKRNLKVAILEKNSFPQGATVRNFGQIVPSGMDLKWQNFGRESLAIYNELQSQTDLTIRKNGSVYLASNDEELQLINELYEINKKNDYESVLLSKNDCIKKFDGLRSDYCKGGLFFPQELSVDSAEMIIKLHTLLKEKLDLQIFYDTTVIETYEDDHQCTAISSEGTKFNASKIIICSGHEFKTLYPNIFNESDLVVSKLQMLQTKPQGIYSLQGNILTGLSIRRYESFQECPSYSQIKSLEDENSFEKKYGVHILFKQALDGSIILGDSHEYASAKDSDSLGYDLNMEIDEFMINEAKKIIDLPTYEIQRRWFGIYSQCKDKDILEYNPSPNIHIVTAIGGKGMTASGGYSKFNIEKIYS
- a CDS encoding phosphonatase-like hydrolase, with amino-acid sequence MKNIELLVLDMAGTTINEDNVVYKTLMHSVNDYGYGVSLEKVLSSCAGKEKLEAITSLLQEIGGNENEALAIFENFSEQLKRAYQDLDVKPINGVEDFLLKMRAKNKKIVLNTGYSQEIAQQLLDKLGWKENVYYDDLITANDVSESRPSPEMIHLAMKKFNIDDPEKVLKAGDSAVDIEEGKNAGCGLTIAVLSGAQKRGELEKSNPDYIFDTISEAEEILY